A region from the Candidatus Electrothrix scaldis genome encodes:
- a CDS encoding DUF4139 domain-containing protein encodes MTNALCLCLLALFPFSLAFAMPENNAEEIISSLDDQTSVAVTIYNQDLALIRDSRKLTLQPGQQTLAFREVSAKIRPQTALLAAPGLQVLEQNFEYDLLSPQSLLEKYVGQQVTLVTTHPTTGEESQQEATVLSNGSGTVLRVGDHIESGVPGRLIFPSVPENLRDRPTLTMLVDNKTTEAQPVVLSYLTSGLSWQADYVAELGEDDTTLDLNGWVTLKNESGATYENAQLKLVAGDVNRVRERVQPLAMMRSARTVEADSIGGNMAEESMFEYHLYTLGRPTTIKEKQSKQVALMQANNVQVKKEFILDGQNYYYSSQAGDLGKKLKVGVFVEMKNSKEAGIGQPLPAGIMRVYKKDSSGSLQFVGEDRIDHTPENETIRLKLGDAFDVTADKKQTDFKKLAGFSRFNYVYETAFEIVLKNAKEEAVTVRVQEPVPGDWEIIEESAPHDKESASAAVWHITVEPKSNTTLTWRVKVKY; translated from the coding sequence ATGACCAATGCACTATGCCTGTGTTTGCTTGCTCTCTTTCCCTTTTCCCTCGCTTTTGCCATGCCTGAAAATAACGCCGAAGAAATTATTTCCTCCCTTGATGACCAGACCTCTGTTGCCGTAACCATCTATAATCAGGACCTTGCCCTGATCCGAGATTCGCGAAAATTAACTCTGCAACCTGGTCAACAGACCTTGGCCTTTCGCGAGGTCAGCGCCAAGATTCGTCCTCAGACAGCACTGCTGGCAGCGCCAGGGCTCCAGGTGCTGGAGCAAAATTTTGAGTATGACCTGCTCTCCCCGCAATCGCTGCTGGAAAAATATGTGGGCCAACAAGTGACACTCGTCACAACCCATCCCACCACCGGTGAAGAAAGCCAGCAGGAGGCCACAGTCCTCAGTAACGGTAGCGGCACTGTCCTTCGGGTTGGCGATCATATAGAATCCGGCGTTCCGGGCCGCCTGATCTTTCCCTCTGTCCCGGAGAACCTGCGGGACCGCCCTACCCTGACCATGTTGGTGGACAATAAAACCACAGAAGCACAGCCGGTGGTTCTCAGCTACCTGACCAGCGGCCTCTCCTGGCAGGCCGATTACGTTGCCGAACTGGGGGAAGACGACACCACCCTTGACCTCAACGGTTGGGTGACCCTGAAAAACGAAAGTGGGGCCACCTATGAAAATGCTCAACTCAAACTGGTGGCCGGTGATGTCAACAGGGTTCGGGAACGAGTGCAGCCCCTTGCTATGATGAGGAGTGCTCGAACTGTTGAGGCAGACAGCATCGGCGGTAATATGGCGGAGGAGTCCATGTTTGAGTATCATCTCTACACCCTGGGCCGCCCCACGACCATCAAGGAGAAACAGTCGAAGCAGGTAGCCCTGATGCAGGCCAACAACGTGCAGGTGAAAAAAGAGTTCATCCTGGATGGCCAGAATTATTACTACAGCAGCCAGGCCGGAGACCTGGGCAAGAAGCTCAAGGTCGGAGTCTTTGTTGAGATGAAGAACAGCAAGGAGGCAGGCATCGGCCAGCCGTTACCTGCCGGTATTATGCGGGTCTATAAAAAAGACAGCTCCGGCAGCCTCCAGTTTGTTGGTGAGGATAGAATTGACCACACCCCGGAGAACGAGACGATCCGCCTGAAATTGGGTGATGCCTTTGATGTCACCGCAGACAAGAAACAGACAGACTTTAAAAAGCTGGCCGGATTCAGCCGCTTCAACTATGTCTATGAAACAGCCTTTGAAATTGTCCTGAAGAATGCCAAGGAAGAGGCTGTGACCGTGCGGGTGCAGGAGCCTGTACCCGGCGATTGGGAGATTATTGAGGAGTCAGCCCCGCACGACAAGGAGAGTGCCAGCGCTGCGGTTTGGCATATCACAGTGGAACCAAAATCCAATACCACGCTGACTTGGCGAGTAAAGGTGAAATATTAG
- a CDS encoding MaoC family dehydratase translates to MKHTLQVGDKATLRKAFTASEVELFAQISGDDNPLHMNQEFAEKTPFGQPIVHGLLVASLFSGLLGGKFPGHGTIYLGQNISFKAPVFLNEVVEASVEIIKIREDKPVITLKTLCVKDDGTIAIEGEAVVKVS, encoded by the coding sequence ATGAAACACACATTGCAGGTCGGCGACAAAGCGACCTTGCGCAAAGCATTCACAGCGAGTGAGGTTGAGCTCTTTGCACAAATCTCAGGCGATGATAATCCCTTGCACATGAATCAGGAATTCGCCGAGAAGACACCCTTTGGTCAGCCCATTGTTCATGGCCTGCTGGTTGCGAGTTTATTTTCCGGCTTGCTTGGTGGGAAATTCCCTGGTCATGGGACCATTTACCTTGGGCAAAATATATCGTTCAAAGCCCCTGTCTTTCTGAACGAAGTAGTTGAGGCTTCGGTGGAGATCATTAAAATCAGGGAGGACAAGCCGGTTATTACCCTGAAGACTTTATGCGTGAAAGATGACGGGACTATAGCGATTGAGGGGGAGGCGGTGGTGAAAGTATCATAG
- a CDS encoding glycosyltransferase family 2 protein, translating to MNTVIVIPVYNEAKVVGQVIEDVRAHGFPHIIVVDDGSADESWHVASAHDALAIRLKVNRGKGAAVKTGIMAANLLNADVVVTMDGDGQHDPADIKPLITPILEGKGDVVLGSRLLHREEMPKIKVIANSIGNFFTWLFYGLLVSDSQSGFRAYSRYAALIIDTKADKYEYDSKVIREIKNNRLRFTEVPVHTRYTEYSKGKKTKQGFLNGLITLYRMVWKMIA from the coding sequence ATGAATACAGTTATTGTCATTCCGGTCTATAACGAGGCCAAGGTAGTGGGCCAGGTCATTGAAGATGTCCGGGCCCACGGTTTTCCCCATATCATCGTCGTGGATGACGGCAGTGCGGACGAGAGCTGGCATGTGGCCTCGGCCCACGATGCGCTGGCCATCCGCCTCAAGGTAAATCGCGGTAAGGGGGCTGCGGTCAAAACCGGTATCATGGCGGCCAACCTGCTCAATGCAGATGTGGTGGTGACCATGGACGGGGATGGCCAGCACGATCCGGCAGATATCAAGCCATTGATCACCCCGATCCTTGAAGGAAAAGGTGATGTAGTGCTCGGCTCCCGCCTCCTCCATCGGGAAGAGATGCCCAAGATCAAGGTCATTGCCAACAGCATCGGTAACTTCTTCACCTGGCTCTTCTACGGCCTACTGGTCTCGGACAGCCAATCCGGCTTTCGCGCCTATTCCCGCTATGCGGCTCTGATTATTGATACCAAGGCGGATAAGTATGAGTACGACAGCAAGGTGATCCGAGAGATAAAAAATAATCGCCTCCGCTTCACCGAGGTTCCGGTGCATACCCGCTATACGGAGTATTCCAAGGGGAAGAAAACCAAGCAGGGCTTTCTCAATGGCCTTATCACCCTGTACAGAATGGTCTGGAAGATGATTGCGTGA
- a CDS encoding AAA family ATPase: MYLQHFGLEHPPFTRQPSPDVFFVQAGRKNILKNLRDDLRQGEMAMLLTGPDGAGKTMSCRLIRHRLDGSSCKVVYLENPVGSFDDLLTQVCQKLGVPSVKDGEEDILSVLQALVQDQKEQGRRVLFLIDEAERMFLAALERLFRLLDELHEAYGTQALLVGQPDVNTSLEQLSGYCEYVRISSTYSLAAFSVEETATYLAYRLKAAGDTRGTSDPVFSKGAVQAIFRLGQGLPGLIDGIAESSLEKAAAAGEQTVRPVHVVAPDEAAPLPLAEDEEEERKGHKGILIFLFVLSLIAFLFWGSTSFFTGEKDTPEQANQGNIGVQLENTEISIGTQGEEPLPFVEEEGDDAPEEAVDSAESTGGPSFLALPVPERPDFKKKDDEDDIQEQQEEGKERVEQAIVAESSSLAEEQKAEAQQEASSEVPALEQDTPVEVQAEQKVEEPEQPVAEYTESPVEVPVLAPGELKHAAQEETSVENEHGEESETLSTAKKLPVIKPTSIIELTPGMKKIRPPASEESAAVPQTEKSEKSEKSEEIGEPDKPANAAASVAQPDEKEKEKEATSAPPKQKTLVPVASARVTTPAVSSPQASSPPPASEKEKTIPVPKIELTSVPPASPSAQADQLYARYLAAGNRWNKKDYGNKFTVQLLVLSSDDAAENIKEIVARDEYQEHSIKLHILRRDTQPPTLFVCYGVYSSMDEARNARNTMPLFLRKHHPYALSISDVLAKARD; this comes from the coding sequence ATGTATCTCCAACACTTTGGTCTCGAACACCCTCCCTTTACGCGCCAACCAAGCCCTGACGTCTTTTTTGTTCAGGCCGGGCGAAAAAATATTCTTAAAAATTTACGGGATGACCTTCGGCAAGGCGAGATGGCCATGCTGCTTACCGGTCCTGATGGTGCAGGTAAGACCATGAGTTGCCGCTTGATTCGGCACCGGTTGGATGGCAGTTCCTGCAAGGTTGTTTACCTGGAAAACCCTGTGGGCTCCTTTGATGATCTGCTGACCCAGGTTTGTCAAAAATTGGGTGTACCTTCTGTCAAGGATGGAGAGGAAGATATTCTTTCTGTCCTGCAAGCCTTGGTTCAGGATCAAAAAGAACAGGGCAGGCGGGTTCTTTTCCTGATTGATGAGGCGGAAAGAATGTTTCTTGCCGCCCTGGAACGCCTGTTTCGTCTGCTTGATGAGCTGCATGAGGCCTATGGAACGCAGGCCCTTCTGGTTGGGCAGCCTGATGTGAACACCTCGCTGGAGCAGCTCAGCGGATATTGTGAGTATGTCAGGATAAGCTCTACCTATTCTTTAGCCGCTTTTTCGGTTGAGGAGACTGCTACCTATTTGGCCTATCGATTAAAGGCCGCAGGAGACACACGTGGAACCAGCGATCCTGTTTTTTCGAAAGGCGCTGTGCAGGCGATTTTTCGTCTCGGTCAGGGCCTCCCTGGGCTCATAGATGGAATTGCGGAGTCCTCACTGGAAAAGGCTGCTGCTGCCGGAGAACAGACGGTTCGGCCTGTCCACGTTGTTGCTCCTGATGAAGCCGCTCCTCTCCCTCTAGCAGAGGATGAGGAAGAAGAAAGAAAAGGACATAAGGGTATCCTTATTTTTCTTTTTGTTCTCAGTCTGATAGCCTTTCTTTTTTGGGGGAGCACTTCTTTTTTTACCGGGGAAAAAGATACCCCGGAGCAGGCCAATCAGGGAAATATTGGCGTCCAACTTGAAAATACCGAGATTTCCATTGGTACACAAGGGGAAGAACCCTTGCCCTTTGTCGAGGAAGAGGGAGATGATGCTCCTGAAGAAGCCGTAGATTCAGCAGAATCTACGGGAGGACCCTCTTTTCTTGCCCTACCTGTGCCGGAACGACCCGATTTTAAGAAAAAAGATGATGAGGATGATATCCAGGAACAGCAGGAGGAAGGCAAAGAGCGCGTGGAGCAAGCAATAGTAGCAGAGTCATCTTCTCTGGCTGAAGAGCAAAAGGCAGAAGCGCAGCAGGAGGCTTCTTCTGAGGTGCCTGCTCTTGAGCAGGATACGCCTGTTGAAGTGCAGGCAGAGCAAAAGGTGGAAGAGCCAGAACAACCTGTTGCAGAGTATACAGAATCGCCAGTGGAGGTGCCGGTGCTTGCACCTGGAGAACTTAAGCATGCTGCCCAGGAAGAAACTTCGGTTGAAAACGAGCATGGGGAAGAAAGTGAGACCTTGTCCACAGCCAAGAAACTCCCGGTTATTAAGCCAACCTCGATTATTGAGTTGACGCCGGGGATGAAAAAGATCCGTCCACCCGCTTCCGAGGAAAGTGCAGCTGTGCCTCAAACTGAAAAATCTGAAAAATCTGAAAAATCTGAAGAGATTGGCGAGCCTGATAAGCCTGCTAACGCTGCTGCATCTGTGGCCCAACCTGATGAAAAGGAAAAAGAAAAGGAAGCAACAAGTGCTCCACCAAAACAAAAAACATTGGTTCCAGTTGCTTCAGCCCGGGTGACAACACCTGCGGTATCGTCTCCGCAAGCTTCTTCTCCGCCTCCAGCAAGTGAGAAAGAGAAAACTATTCCTGTTCCTAAAATCGAACTGACGTCAGTGCCCCCTGCCTCTCCTTCAGCGCAGGCAGATCAGCTTTATGCCCGATACCTCGCAGCGGGGAACCGATGGAACAAAAAAGACTACGGGAATAAATTCACCGTCCAGCTTCTGGTCCTCTCCTCTGATGATGCAGCCGAGAATATTAAAGAGATTGTAGCCCGGGATGAGTATCAGGAACACAGCATAAAACTCCATATTTTGCGGAGAGATACGCAGCCTCCAACGCTCTTTGTTTGTTACGGAGTGTACAGCAGTATGGATGAGGCAAGAAATGCCAGAAATACCATGCCGCTTTTTCTCCGGAAACATCACCCTTATGCTTTATCTATTAGTGATGTCTTGGCAAAGGCCAGGGATTAG
- a CDS encoding abortive infection system antitoxin AbiGi family protein, with protein sequence MNKAKEKAIEDRKDISRFVVHLTRDDRKDFDDGRTALENFEGIIENRKVLALKPHCIHANKIPDKLRASYSVCCLSEIPLTELHLLTKYIPGRKIRLSDYGIVFSREFIISKGAQPAIYINSYGENNLLREAADTIYNIAEKGNFRQGKLRRILPYLNAMHERYDFTWEREWRIKGDLVFTPKDIVCVILPEQENKWRKKFTLRGIPIISPGWSYEKIIAEFSNQARSARRYWVSKKIRPRRKKGNEIKK encoded by the coding sequence ATGAATAAAGCCAAAGAAAAGGCTATTGAAGACCGAAAGGATATTTCACGCTTTGTCGTCCACTTAACCCGTGACGACAGGAAGGACTTTGATGATGGAAGAACAGCTTTAGAAAACTTTGAAGGAATAATTGAAAATAGAAAGGTTTTAGCACTTAAACCTCACTGTATTCATGCAAACAAAATACCAGATAAACTTCGGGCAAGCTACTCAGTATGTTGCCTATCTGAAATTCCTTTAACAGAACTTCACTTGTTAACAAAATACATACCAGGAAGAAAAATTAGACTTAGCGATTATGGCATTGTTTTTTCAAGAGAATTCATCATCTCAAAAGGTGCTCAACCTGCTATATATATTAATTCTTATGGGGAAAATAATTTATTAAGGGAAGCAGCAGATACAATATATAACATTGCTGAAAAGGGTAATTTTAGACAGGGTAAACTCCGAAGGATTCTTCCTTATTTGAATGCCATGCATGAACGATATGATTTTACATGGGAAAGAGAGTGGAGAATTAAAGGCGATTTGGTATTTACCCCTAAAGATATTGTCTGCGTGATTCTTCCTGAACAAGAAAATAAATGGAGAAAAAAATTCACATTACGAGGTATACCTATAATATCTCCAGGATGGTCATATGAAAAAATTATTGCAGAATTCTCCAATCAAGCCAGAAGTGCCCGCCGTTACTGGGTCTCCAAAAAGATAAGACCTCGGAGAAAGAAAGGAAATGAAATAAAAAAATAA